A single Algiphilus sp. DNA region contains:
- a CDS encoding type I polyketide synthase, whose translation MAATPADIAIVGVAGCYPGAADARAFWRNILDKVDAVGPADADWTGPYLDPDSGDSDRIYTNQGGFLRDLATFNPADFGIMPSSIDGGEPDHYLALKLAQDALTDAGYRRGGYEPERAGVILGRGTYINRGYTTVMQHGMAIDQTLEALKTARPDLTAADLQALRRSLRAQLPAFNAEMAPGVIPNVTTGIIANRLDLMGPNYIIDAACASSLIAVELAVRELHSGRCDMVLAGGVQAHTAPQLFMVFCQLNALSRGRIRPFSTEGGGTLLGEGAGMLVLKRLADAEAAGDRIYAVIKGLGTSSDGRARGLLAPRPEGEVLALRRAYEAAGVDPASVGLIEAHGTGIPMGDKTEVESLAEVFGAREGHAPRVALGSVKSNISHCIPAAGSASLIKSALALHHKVLPPMLCDEVDPKLQIERTPFYINTETRPWVHGGSAPRRAGVNAFGFGGINAHAVLEEYRPSRAEAQISVSPQWEMPSEELLLFAAAGHDALLQAVDDTVARLRAEPGVSLACVARALAQRAGAATDAEAGRHRLAIVAADVDAALGQLGKARERLADGKGSFHTRNGQMCAGDQPPAGKLAFVFPGEGAQYAGMLGDLVVAWPQVREWLDFLDRIFAEGRDYRPSDAMMPPPTGLSAEQREALDTALYDMDLGSESVFASSQAFAGLLAGLGIRADMMVGHSTGENSALVASGVIRPEDREALAGMAFELNRVYRRVEGEGKVRHGSLLTVGALGQDERNAAIAELSDRLWLAMDNCPNQAVLFGDKADIEQAHAALTAAGGICSELPFGRAYHTPLFAPVAEAFVDYYASIDVTAPETPLYSCASAARFPAEADAIRALACGQWTAPVRFVDTVRQLYADGARTFLEVGPSANLTGFVGDILREHRDAVALSCNSRRQPDNRHFLSTLARLWSLGHTLRPEALFAHRGLPEIDLDAAPEAAKPGPTLNLSMPLLRFTADMLPAMPEPEPAPAPAPAPAPAAPDTTAAAAPASPAGTPAPAASPAPPPAAPEDPRTAWIQSHFALMQQFLENQQRVLAVAAGGAPAGTAAPATAAAQPATPAAADRPDPFPLLGEVVEESAEQLVIRRVCTMAKDPYLADHTLGGQPSLHDGTLLPLPIVPFTFSMETLAEAAKRMAGEGARFVGIDNARGSRWLALEGESLALRIVVTPGTEAGTYSGRIFAEIPGARMDGGMLVFEGIVRFAEALPAAPEPIAWTSGEGRAAVNNPDGELYDRGMFHGPRLQGVRRLLRWSDEAIEAEMEVLPAHDYFAHTTRPEFQFDAALLDAAGQLAGFWISEKFGWKHNVFPFRVGCFRVHAPTPPAGTRLIGRATMRMSSESTLEAEVDIILPDGTLLARATGWEDREFEVPDRLYQYRLKPTERFLSLPAVMPLPEGWFARHVPAFPEHFLDGGGGIWKHGLAHMAMNETERAQFYALPASGKRREEWVLGRFAAKEAARDWIAAHYGLQLANADIEVTTDEAGAPSLRCPLVGDRPLPSISLAHSRGHAVACAVPPGLTVGIDYQGLERVRFEDVVSGALAPAEQALLPASSPQRDAAVVAFWVAKEATAKARRTGLEGTPLDWHVIGATLDERGNGTVRVEHHGQQTAVLVVRVSDTAIMAVAADAARPAAAPLLGAVAPASGETAATLH comes from the coding sequence ATGGCCGCAACGCCCGCCGACATCGCGATTGTCGGCGTCGCCGGGTGCTACCCCGGCGCCGCCGACGCGCGCGCGTTCTGGCGCAACATCCTGGACAAGGTCGACGCCGTCGGGCCGGCGGATGCTGACTGGACCGGCCCCTACCTGGATCCGGACAGCGGCGACAGCGACCGCATCTACACCAACCAGGGCGGATTCCTGCGCGATCTCGCGACCTTCAATCCGGCCGACTTCGGGATCATGCCGTCGTCCATCGACGGCGGCGAGCCCGATCACTATCTGGCCCTGAAGCTGGCGCAGGATGCGCTGACCGATGCCGGCTACCGGCGCGGCGGCTACGAGCCGGAGCGCGCCGGCGTCATCCTGGGGCGCGGCACCTACATCAACCGCGGCTACACCACCGTCATGCAGCACGGCATGGCGATCGACCAGACGCTGGAGGCACTGAAGACGGCGCGGCCGGATCTCACCGCCGCGGATCTGCAGGCGCTGCGGCGCTCGCTGCGCGCGCAGCTGCCCGCCTTCAACGCCGAGATGGCGCCGGGCGTCATCCCCAACGTCACCACCGGGATCATCGCCAACCGGCTCGACCTGATGGGGCCGAACTACATCATCGACGCGGCCTGCGCCTCGTCGCTGATCGCCGTCGAGCTCGCCGTGCGCGAGCTGCATTCGGGGCGCTGCGACATGGTGCTGGCCGGCGGCGTGCAGGCGCACACCGCGCCGCAGCTGTTCATGGTGTTCTGCCAGCTCAACGCGCTGTCGCGCGGCCGCATCCGCCCGTTCTCGACCGAGGGCGGTGGCACGCTGCTGGGCGAGGGCGCCGGCATGCTGGTGCTCAAGCGGCTGGCCGACGCCGAGGCCGCCGGCGACCGCATCTATGCCGTCATCAAGGGGCTCGGAACCTCCAGCGACGGTCGCGCGCGCGGCCTGCTCGCGCCGCGGCCCGAGGGCGAGGTGCTGGCGCTGCGCCGCGCCTACGAGGCGGCCGGCGTCGACCCGGCGTCCGTGGGGCTGATCGAGGCGCACGGTACCGGCATCCCGATGGGCGACAAGACCGAGGTCGAGTCGCTGGCCGAGGTCTTCGGTGCGCGCGAGGGCCACGCGCCGCGCGTCGCGCTGGGCTCGGTGAAGTCCAACATCTCGCACTGCATCCCGGCGGCGGGCAGCGCCTCGCTGATCAAGAGCGCTCTGGCGCTGCACCACAAGGTGCTGCCGCCCATGCTCTGCGACGAGGTCGATCCGAAGCTGCAGATCGAGCGCACGCCGTTCTACATCAACACCGAGACGCGTCCCTGGGTGCACGGCGGCAGCGCGCCGCGCCGCGCCGGCGTCAACGCCTTCGGCTTCGGCGGCATCAACGCGCATGCCGTGCTCGAGGAGTACCGCCCGTCGCGTGCGGAGGCGCAGATCTCGGTGTCGCCGCAGTGGGAGATGCCGTCCGAGGAGCTGCTGCTGTTCGCTGCCGCCGGTCACGATGCGCTGCTGCAAGCCGTCGATGACACGGTGGCACGCCTGCGCGCCGAGCCCGGCGTCTCGCTGGCCTGCGTGGCGCGGGCGCTGGCGCAGCGCGCTGGCGCGGCCACCGACGCCGAGGCGGGCCGCCATCGTCTGGCGATCGTGGCCGCGGACGTCGACGCCGCCCTCGGCCAGCTCGGCAAGGCGCGCGAGCGGCTGGCCGACGGCAAGGGCAGCTTCCATACCCGCAACGGCCAGATGTGCGCCGGCGACCAGCCGCCCGCGGGCAAGCTCGCCTTCGTCTTCCCGGGCGAGGGCGCGCAGTACGCCGGCATGCTGGGCGACCTCGTGGTGGCCTGGCCGCAGGTCCGGGAGTGGCTCGACTTCCTCGACCGCATCTTCGCCGAGGGCCGCGACTACCGGCCCAGCGACGCCATGATGCCGCCGCCGACCGGCCTGAGCGCCGAGCAGCGCGAGGCGCTGGACACCGCGCTCTACGACATGGACCTGGGGTCCGAGTCGGTCTTCGCCAGCAGCCAGGCCTTCGCGGGACTGCTCGCGGGGCTGGGCATCCGGGCCGACATGATGGTGGGTCATTCCACCGGCGAGAACAGCGCGCTGGTGGCCTCCGGTGTCATCCGGCCCGAGGACCGCGAGGCGCTCGCCGGCATGGCCTTCGAGCTCAACCGCGTGTACCGGCGTGTCGAGGGCGAGGGCAAGGTGCGCCACGGCAGCCTGCTGACCGTCGGCGCGCTGGGGCAGGATGAGCGCAACGCCGCCATCGCCGAGCTGTCCGACCGGCTCTGGCTGGCGATGGACAACTGCCCGAACCAGGCGGTGCTGTTCGGCGACAAGGCCGATATCGAGCAGGCCCACGCGGCACTGACCGCGGCCGGCGGCATCTGCTCGGAGCTGCCCTTCGGCCGCGCGTACCACACGCCGCTGTTCGCGCCGGTGGCGGAAGCCTTCGTCGACTACTACGCGAGCATCGACGTGACCGCGCCCGAGACGCCGCTCTACAGCTGTGCCAGCGCGGCGCGCTTCCCGGCCGAAGCGGACGCCATCCGCGCGCTCGCCTGCGGCCAGTGGACCGCCCCCGTGCGCTTCGTCGACACGGTGCGCCAGCTCTACGCCGACGGCGCGCGCACCTTCCTCGAAGTCGGGCCCAGCGCCAATCTCACCGGCTTCGTCGGCGACATCCTGCGCGAGCACAGGGACGCCGTGGCGCTGTCGTGCAACAGTCGCCGGCAGCCCGACAATCGCCACTTCCTCAGCACGCTGGCCCGGCTGTGGAGCCTCGGGCACACGCTGCGACCGGAGGCCCTGTTCGCGCATCGCGGACTGCCGGAGATCGATCTGGATGCCGCGCCCGAGGCCGCGAAGCCGGGACCGACGCTGAACCTGTCGATGCCGTTGCTGCGCTTCACGGCGGACATGCTGCCGGCTATGCCCGAGCCCGAACCGGCGCCGGCACCGGCGCCTGCGCCGGCACCCGCGGCACCGGATACGACAGCCGCGGCCGCGCCGGCGTCGCCGGCCGGAACGCCGGCACCCGCAGCATCGCCGGCACCGCCACCGGCCGCGCCGGAGGATCCGCGCACGGCGTGGATCCAGAGCCACTTCGCGCTCATGCAGCAGTTCCTCGAGAATCAGCAGCGCGTGCTGGCGGTCGCAGCCGGCGGCGCGCCCGCGGGCACGGCTGCGCCGGCCACCGCCGCGGCGCAGCCCGCGACGCCGGCCGCTGCAGACCGCCCGGACCCCTTCCCGCTGCTGGGCGAGGTCGTCGAGGAGAGCGCCGAGCAGCTCGTCATCCGGCGCGTCTGCACGATGGCGAAGGATCCGTACCTGGCCGACCACACGCTGGGCGGGCAGCCTTCGCTGCACGACGGGACGCTGCTGCCGCTGCCCATCGTGCCGTTCACGTTCTCCATGGAGACGCTCGCCGAGGCCGCCAAGCGCATGGCCGGCGAGGGCGCGCGCTTCGTCGGCATCGACAACGCCCGCGGCAGCCGATGGCTGGCGCTGGAAGGCGAGTCGCTGGCGCTGCGCATCGTGGTGACGCCGGGCACCGAAGCCGGCACCTACTCGGGGCGCATCTTCGCGGAGATTCCGGGAGCGCGCATGGACGGCGGCATGCTGGTGTTCGAGGGCATCGTCCGCTTCGCCGAAGCGCTGCCGGCCGCGCCGGAGCCGATCGCCTGGACCTCGGGCGAGGGGCGCGCCGCGGTCAACAATCCGGACGGCGAGCTCTACGACCGCGGCATGTTCCACGGTCCGCGCCTGCAGGGCGTCCGGCGCCTGCTGCGCTGGTCGGACGAGGCCATCGAGGCCGAGATGGAAGTGCTGCCCGCGCACGATTATTTCGCGCATACCACGCGGCCGGAGTTCCAGTTCGACGCCGCGCTGCTCGACGCCGCCGGTCAGCTCGCGGGCTTCTGGATCAGCGAGAAGTTCGGCTGGAAGCACAACGTGTTCCCGTTCCGGGTCGGCTGCTTCCGCGTCCATGCACCGACGCCGCCTGCCGGGACCCGCCTGATCGGGCGCGCGACCATGCGCATGAGCAGCGAGTCCACGCTGGAGGCCGAGGTCGACATCATCCTGCCCGACGGCACGCTGCTGGCGCGGGCCACCGGCTGGGAGGATCGCGAGTTCGAGGTGCCGGACCGGCTCTACCAGTACCGACTGAAGCCGACCGAGCGCTTCCTGTCGTTACCGGCCGTCATGCCCTTGCCCGAGGGCTGGTTCGCGCGCCACGTGCCGGCGTTCCCGGAGCATTTCCTGGACGGTGGCGGCGGCATCTGGAAGCACGGCCTGGCGCACATGGCGATGAACGAGACCGAGCGCGCCCAGTTCTATGCGCTCCCGGCCTCGGGCAAGCGGCGCGAGGAGTGGGTGCTCGGGCGCTTCGCGGCCAAGGAGGCCGCGCGCGACTGGATCGCCGCGCACTACGGCCTGCAGCTCGCCAATGCCGATATCGAGGTCACCACCGACGAGGCGGGCGCGCCGTCGCTGCGCTGCCCGCTGGTGGGCGACCGTCCGCTGCCGTCGATCAGCCTGGCGCATTCGCGCGGGCATGCGGTGGCCTGCGCGGTGCCGCCCGGACTGACGGTCGGCATCGACTACCAGGGCCTGGAGCGCGTGCGCTTCGAGGATGTCGTCTCCGGCGCGCTCGCGCCCGCCGAGCAGGCGCTGCTGCCGGCGTCCTCGCCACAGCGTGACGCCGCCGTGGTAGCGTTCTGGGTCGCCAAGGAGGCAACGGCGAAGGCTCGCCGGACCGGGCTGGAAGGCACGCCGCTCGACTGGCACGTGATCGGCGCCACGCTCGACGAGCGCGGCAATGGCACGGTCCGGGTGGAACATCACGGGCAGCAGACGGCCGTGCTCGTCGTGCGCGTATCGGACACCGCCATCATGGCGGTGGCCGCGGATGCGGCCCGGCCGGCCGCCGCGCCGCTGCTCGGAGCGGTGGCGCCGGCGAGTGGCGAAACGGCCGCAACCTTGCATTAG